In one Macrobrachium rosenbergii isolate ZJJX-2024 chromosome 53, ASM4041242v1, whole genome shotgun sequence genomic region, the following are encoded:
- the LOC136834056 gene encoding cuticle protein 7-like translates to MKFCSGRSTPPAHLHQHTPTRVPPPGISPTTSTFLSQAGTYKAEPEYPDVPPKYTYNYGVADDYSGAAYGHNEARDGYKTEGSYTVDLPDGRKQTVTYVDNGDGLIAEVTYEGEAVYPEYKPAYPAPPKYPPTPKYPPPPPPPPAYEA, encoded by the exons CTCTGGCCGATCAACCCCTCCTGCCCACCTCCACCAGCATACCCCCACCAGAGTACCCCCGCCCGGCATATCCCCCACCACCTCCACCTTCCTATCACAGGCCGGCACCTACAAGGCGGAACCGGAGTACCCTGAC GTACCACCGAAGTACACCTATAACTACGGCGTCGCCGACGACTACTCCGGCGCCGCCTACGGCCACAACGAAGCTCGCGACGGCTACAAGACGGAGGGCAGTTACACCGTCGACCTCCCCGACGGACGGAAGCAAACGGTCACCTACGTCGATAACGGAGACGGCCTCATCGCTGAGGTCACCTACGAGGGAGAGGCTGTCTACCCAGAGTACAAGCCCGCTTATCCCGCTCCCCCAAAATACCCACCCACGCCCAAGtacccacctcctcctccacctcctccagcCTATGAGGCTTAA